The window GGTGGCCGAGGTGGTCGGGCTCGCCGGTGGGTCGAGGGAGGTCGTCGGCCAGCACGCCGTCGCCGTCACCGAGGGCTCGGTGGCCGCCGTCCACCTCCGCCCCGAGGACCCGCCCGCCTGCGCGGAGGCCGTCAAGGCCGTCGAGGAGGCCGACTGGGTGCTGCTCGGTCCCGGCTCGTGGTTCACCTCCGTCCTGCCGCACCTGCTCGTGCCGGACCTGCGCGAGGCGCTCGTCCGCACCACCGCCCGGCGCCTGGTCGTGCTCAACCTCGCAGCGCAGGCGGGGGAGACCTCCGGCTTCTCCCCGGAGGCCCACCTCGAGGTGCTCGCGGCGCACGCGCCGGAGCTCGTCCTCGACGTCGTGCTGGCCGACGAGGCGGCGGTGGTGGACACCCGTGGTCTCATGTCCGCGACGGAGGCGGTGGGTGGCCGGCTCGTCCTGGCGCCGGTCGCGGTCGGTGACGGGACCCCCCGCCACGACGCGCGACTGCTCGCGGCAGCCCTCGACAGCATCTTCTCGAACGACGGCTTCTCGAACGACGGCTTCTCGGACAACGGCTTCCCGGACAACCAGTGACAGGAGCGTGCACGTGGCGATGACGGCGGCGGTCAAGGACGAGCTCTCGAGGCTGGTCGTGACCAAGCCCTGCTGCCGCAAGGCCGAGATGGCGGCCCTGCTGCGCTTCGCAGGAGGGCTCCACCTCGTCGCGGGCAAGATCGTCGTCGAGGCCGACCTCGACGCCGGCTCGACCGCGCGCCGGCTGCGCAAGGAGGTCGCGGAGGTCTACGGCCACGCCTCCGACGTGCACGTCGTCGCCGCGGGCGGCCTGCGCAAGGGCAACCGCTACGTCGTGCGGATCTCCAAGGACGGCGACGGGCTGGCTCGCCAGACCGGTCTCGTGGACACCCACGGCCGGCCGGTGCGGGGCCTGCCGCCGACCGTGGTGGCTGGCGCGACCTGCGACGCCGCGGCGGCCTGGCGCGGGGCGTTCCTCGCCCACGGCAGCCTCACCGAGCCCGGCCGCAGCTCGAGCCTCGAGATCTCCTGCCCCGGCCCGGAGGCCGCGCTCGCGCTGGTCGGTGCCGCCCGCCGGCTCGGCGTGCAGGCCAAGGCGCGTGAGGTCCGCGGCATCGACCGGGTCGTCGTCCGCGACGGCGACGCGATCGGGGCGCTGCTGACCCAGCTCGGCGCGCACGAGAGCGTGCTCGCCTGGGAGGAGCGCCGGATGCGGCGCGAGGTCCGGGCGACCGCCAACCGGCTCGCCAACTTCGACGACGCCAACCTGCGCCGCTCTGCACGGGCAGCCGTCGCCGCCGGGGCGCGCGTCGAGCGGGCCCTCGAGATCCTCGGCGACGACGCCCCCGACCACCTCCTGCAGGCCGGCCGGCTGCGGATGGAGCACGCCAACGCCAGCCTCGAGGAGCTCGGCGCGCTGGCCGACCCCGCCATGACCAAGGACGCCGTGGCCGGCCGCATCCGCCGGCTGCTCGCGATGGCCGACAAGCGCGCCCAGGACCTCGGGATCCCCGACACCGAGGCCAACGTCACCGCCGACATGCTGGCCCCGTAGGAGGGCCGCCGTACGTCCTCGGCTAGCCTCGCCGCTGCCCGACACCGTCGTCGTACGAGGGAGCTCCAGTGACTGTCCGCGTGGGAATCAACGGCTTCGGCCGCATCGGCCGAAACTTCTTCCGGGCGGTGATCGCCAGCGGCGCGGACATCGAGATCGTGGGGGCCAACGACCTCACCGACAACAAGACGCTGGCGCACCTGCTGAAGTACGACTCGATCCTGGGCCGCCTCGGCGACGTCTCCTACACCGGTGACTCGATCACCGTCGGCGGCAAGACCTTCCGCGCCTTCGAGGAGCGCGACCCGGCCAACCTCCCGTGGGGCGAGGTCGGCGCCGACGTCGTCATCGAGTCGACCGGCTTCTTCACCGACGCCACCAAGGCCAAGGCGCACATCGACGGCGGCGCCAAGAAGGTCATCATCAGCGCGCCGGCCTCCAACGAGGACATCACGATCGTGATGGGCGTCAACCACGAGCAGTACGACGCTGCCACCCACCACGTGATCTCCAACGCCAGCTGCACCACCAACTGCCTGGCCCCGATGGCGAAGGCGATCGACGACGAGCTGACGATCGTCAAGGGGCTCATGACGACGGTGCACGCCTACACCCAGGACCAGAACCTCCAGGACGGCCCGCACAGCGACTTGCGCCGGGCGCGCGCCGCGGCCCTCAACGTCGTCCCGACGAGCACCGGTGCCGCCAAGGCGATCGCGCTGGTGCTGCCGCACCTCAAGGGCAAGCTCGACGGCTACGCGCTGCGCGTGCCGATCCCGACCGGCTCCGCCACCGACCTCACCCTCGAGGTCGGCCGCGACACCACCGCCGAGGAGGTCAACGCGATCGTCAAGGCGGCCGCCGAGGGTGCGCTCAAGGGCTTCCTGAAGTACACCGAGGACCCGATCGTCTCCTCCGACATCGTCACCGACCCCGCGTCGTGCATCTTCGACGCCGGCCTGACGAAGGTCATCGGCAACCAGGTCAAGGTCGTCGGCTGGTACGACAACGAGTGGGGCTACTCCAACCGGCTCGTGGACCTCGTCGGGCTCGTCGGCTCCCGCCTCTAGTGCGGCTCCACACCGAGCTCGGCCCGCTCGCCGGCAAGCGGGTCCTCGTCCGATGCGACCTCAACGTGCCGCTCGACGGGTCGCGGATCACCGACGACGGTCGCATCCGGGCCTCGCTGCCGCTCCTGCGCGAGCTCTCCGAGCAGGGCGCGCGCGTGGTCGTCACCGCTCACCTGGGCAGGCCGAAGGGCGCTCCGGACCCGGCGTACTCCCTCGCGCCTGTGGCCGCTCGCCTCGAGGAGCTGCTCAGCCGCCCGGTGGCCTTCGCCACCGACGTGGTCGGCCCGAGCGCACAGGCCGCCGTGGCCGAGCTGCGCGACGGAGGGCTGGTCCTGCTCGAGAACGTCCGCTTCGAGGCCGCGGAGACGTCCAAGGACGACGCCGAGCGCGGTGCCCTCGCCGACCAGCTCGCGGCCTTCGCGGACCTCTACGTCGACGACGCCTTCGGCGCGGTCCACCGCAAGCACGCGAGCGTCTACGACGTC is drawn from Mycobacteriales bacterium and contains these coding sequences:
- the yvcK gene encoding uridine diphosphate-N-acetylglucosamine-binding protein YvcK is translated as MSAPRVVALGGGHGLHAALSALRLVTPHVTAVVTVADDGGSSGRLRDELGALPPGDLRMALCALAGDDDWGQAWARLLQHRFGGGGPLAGHAAGNLLLTALAETTGDPVEALELVGRLVGATGRVLPMSPVPLVVVAEVVGLAGGSREVVGQHAVAVTEGSVAAVHLRPEDPPACAEAVKAVEEADWVLLGPGSWFTSVLPHLLVPDLREALVRTTARRLVVLNLAAQAGETSGFSPEAHLEVLAAHAPELVLDVVLADEAAVVDTRGLMSATEAVGGRLVLAPVAVGDGTPRHDARLLAAALDSIFSNDGFSNDGFSDNGFPDNQ
- the whiA gene encoding DNA-binding protein WhiA; this encodes MAMTAAVKDELSRLVVTKPCCRKAEMAALLRFAGGLHLVAGKIVVEADLDAGSTARRLRKEVAEVYGHASDVHVVAAGGLRKGNRYVVRISKDGDGLARQTGLVDTHGRPVRGLPPTVVAGATCDAAAAWRGAFLAHGSLTEPGRSSSLEISCPGPEAALALVGAARRLGVQAKAREVRGIDRVVVRDGDAIGALLTQLGAHESVLAWEERRMRREVRATANRLANFDDANLRRSARAAVAAGARVERALEILGDDAPDHLLQAGRLRMEHANASLEELGALADPAMTKDAVAGRIRRLLAMADKRAQDLGIPDTEANVTADMLAP
- the gap gene encoding type I glyceraldehyde-3-phosphate dehydrogenase; amino-acid sequence: MTVRVGINGFGRIGRNFFRAVIASGADIEIVGANDLTDNKTLAHLLKYDSILGRLGDVSYTGDSITVGGKTFRAFEERDPANLPWGEVGADVVIESTGFFTDATKAKAHIDGGAKKVIISAPASNEDITIVMGVNHEQYDAATHHVISNASCTTNCLAPMAKAIDDELTIVKGLMTTVHAYTQDQNLQDGPHSDLRRARAAALNVVPTSTGAAKAIALVLPHLKGKLDGYALRVPIPTGSATDLTLEVGRDTTAEEVNAIVKAAAEGALKGFLKYTEDPIVSSDIVTDPASCIFDAGLTKVIGNQVKVVGWYDNEWGYSNRLVDLVGLVGSRL